Proteins encoded by one window of Paraburkholderia terrae:
- a CDS encoding response regulator transcription factor, whose protein sequence is MSLHNNELVSIVDDDSLVRAAASSLVRSFGWEARVFASGADLLASDVLERTRCLVCDVQMPDMDGIELLDTLERKGMRIPTIFITAFATVRIRERVQAGAALCMIEKPIEASELETWIGRALGYG, encoded by the coding sequence TTGTCCCTGCACAACAACGAGCTAGTCTCCATCGTCGACGACGATTCCCTCGTGCGCGCCGCGGCCAGCAGTCTGGTGCGTTCGTTCGGATGGGAGGCACGCGTCTTTGCATCCGGCGCGGACCTGCTTGCTTCCGACGTGCTCGAACGCACGCGTTGCCTCGTCTGCGACGTGCAGATGCCGGACATGGACGGCATCGAACTGCTCGACACGCTGGAGCGCAAAGGTATGCGTATCCCCACGATCTTCATTACCGCCTTCGCCACGGTTCGCATACGCGAGCGCGTGCAGGCGGGCGCGGCGCTTTGCATGATCGAAAAGCCGATCGAGGCATCGGAACTGGAAACGTGGATTGGCCGTGCGCTCGGATACGGCTGA
- a CDS encoding BON domain-containing protein — translation MNLRQFVMGSGLAAVIAFSCTQVFAADAAASATDATAAAPAATSKKSIRVANRAFSKTVQKTLLKTKGLEDTSITAFGNAKTGQVTLAGQIASEDQDHLAVETAKQVRGVTAVVSKLTLRQQGGG, via the coding sequence ATGAACCTCCGCCAATTCGTGATGGGCAGCGGCCTCGCCGCCGTTATCGCATTCTCTTGCACGCAGGTGTTCGCTGCGGACGCGGCAGCATCGGCAACGGACGCAACGGCGGCCGCTCCCGCCGCCACGTCGAAGAAGTCGATTCGCGTTGCGAATCGCGCGTTCTCGAAGACCGTTCAAAAGACGCTGTTGAAGACGAAGGGCCTGGAAGATACGTCGATCACGGCATTCGGCAACGCGAAGACGGGTCAGGTGACCTTGGCCGGACAGATTGCGAGCGAGGACCAGGACCACCTCGCCGTCGAAACGGCAAAGCAGGTGCGTGGCGTCACGGCCGTCGTCAGCAAGCTGACGCTGCGCCAGCAAGGCGGCGGTTGA
- a CDS encoding response regulator transcription factor, with the protein MSKSTPFQTGSLESDARLVYVVDDDELVRGALSGLLRSIDIDVRAFASTEEFLAADKPAIPSCLVLDVRLRGQSGLALQQTLIDDGRLHMPIIFMTGYGDIAMSVKAMKAGAMDFLAKPFRDQDMIDAVIAALERDARRLASDRSLHTMRTAWDSLTPREREVLQLVATGLLNKQIAANMGIAEITAKIHRGQAMRKMNSRSVAELMRKMEALGIVQTPR; encoded by the coding sequence ATGTCCAAATCCACGCCGTTCCAGACTGGTTCCCTTGAATCCGATGCCCGCCTCGTTTATGTCGTCGATGATGACGAGCTCGTACGTGGCGCACTCTCGGGCCTATTGCGCTCGATCGACATCGACGTGCGCGCGTTCGCGTCGACAGAAGAATTTCTCGCTGCCGACAAGCCAGCCATTCCTTCGTGTCTCGTACTCGACGTGCGGTTGCGCGGTCAAAGCGGCCTCGCGTTGCAGCAAACGCTGATCGACGACGGACGCCTGCATATGCCCATCATCTTCATGACGGGCTACGGCGACATTGCGATGTCGGTGAAAGCAATGAAGGCCGGCGCGATGGATTTTCTCGCCAAGCCGTTCCGCGATCAGGACATGATCGACGCCGTGATCGCCGCGCTGGAGCGTGATGCGCGGCGCCTTGCGTCGGATCGCTCACTGCATACGATGCGCACGGCGTGGGACTCGCTGACGCCACGCGAGCGCGAAGTGCTGCAACTCGTCGCAACAGGGCTGTTGAACAAGCAGATTGCCGCGAACATGGGTATCGCGGAGATCACCGCCAAGATCCATCGCGGCCAGGCAATGCGCAAGATGAACTCACGTTCGGTCGCGGAACTGATGCGCAAAATGGAAGCGCTCGGCATCGTTCAAACGCCGCGATAG
- a CDS encoding amidase family protein, protein MTELWRLSAAELARRVRSREVSAREAAQSALARLDAVNPIINAVVAHKPEWVLRQADEIDQAIARGEDPGPLAGVPVTVKINVDQAGFATTNGTRLQENLIAETNSPAVDNLSKAGAVLLGRSNSPTFALRWFTSNQVHGRTLNPRDAKLTPGGSSGGAAAAVTAGIGQIALGTDIGGSVRYPAYACGVHGLRPSLGRVPAFNASSPERAIGAQLMSAAGPIGRTIEDLRLGLLALAAPDLRDPWYVALPLEGRAVPLRAALCLRPGGLQIAKEVEDALLDAARRLVDAGWTVEEIDDVPSIREAGQLQERLWLGDGFDALADSVARDGDPGAAAVVAAARLKVQGLPADVISRSLVRRSTLVRQWRLFLDQYAVVLMPVSGELPFPDDLDQRGPEGFDRVWEAQLTMRALPAMGLPGLAVTTQLVDGVPVGVQIVAAHYREDLCLLAGEAIEARGVPPSPIDPVV, encoded by the coding sequence ATGACTGAACTATGGCGCTTGTCGGCGGCTGAACTCGCGAGGCGTGTTCGCAGCCGTGAGGTATCCGCGCGCGAGGCGGCGCAATCCGCGCTGGCGCGTCTCGATGCAGTGAACCCGATCATCAACGCGGTCGTCGCGCACAAGCCCGAATGGGTGCTGCGCCAGGCGGACGAAATCGACCAGGCGATCGCGCGCGGCGAAGATCCGGGGCCGCTCGCAGGCGTGCCCGTCACCGTGAAGATCAATGTCGATCAGGCTGGCTTTGCGACCACGAACGGCACGCGTCTGCAGGAAAACCTGATCGCCGAAACGAATAGTCCGGCCGTGGACAATCTGTCGAAGGCGGGCGCGGTGCTGCTTGGCCGCAGCAATTCGCCGACCTTCGCGCTGCGCTGGTTCACGTCGAACCAGGTTCACGGGCGCACGTTGAATCCGCGCGATGCAAAGCTCACGCCGGGTGGCTCATCGGGCGGCGCGGCTGCGGCTGTCACTGCGGGCATCGGGCAAATCGCGCTCGGCACCGATATCGGCGGCTCGGTCCGCTATCCCGCCTATGCGTGCGGTGTGCATGGACTCAGGCCGAGCCTCGGGCGTGTGCCGGCGTTCAACGCGTCGTCGCCGGAACGTGCAATCGGCGCGCAACTGATGTCGGCCGCGGGACCGATTGGACGCACGATCGAAGATCTTCGCCTCGGCCTGCTTGCGCTTGCCGCGCCGGATCTTCGCGATCCCTGGTATGTGGCGCTGCCGCTGGAAGGGCGCGCCGTGCCGCTGCGCGCGGCGCTGTGCCTGCGCCCTGGCGGTTTGCAGATCGCGAAGGAAGTCGAGGATGCGTTGCTCGATGCGGCGCGCCGGCTCGTCGATGCAGGCTGGACCGTCGAGGAAATCGACGACGTGCCGTCGATCCGTGAAGCCGGGCAATTGCAGGAGCGCTTATGGCTGGGTGACGGTTTTGACGCGCTGGCGGATTCCGTCGCGCGTGACGGCGATCCGGGCGCGGCTGCCGTCGTCGCGGCGGCGCGTCTGAAGGTACAAGGCCTGCCTGCCGATGTGATCAGCCGTTCGCTGGTGCGGCGCTCGACGCTGGTGCGTCAATGGCGTCTGTTCCTCGATCAGTATGCGGTGGTGCTGATGCCCGTCTCAGGCGAACTGCCGTTTCCCGACGATCTCGATCAGCGTGGCCCCGAAGGTTTCGACAGGGTATGGGAAGCGCAACTCACGATGCGCGCGCTACCCGCGATGGGTCTGCCGGGGCTGGCTGTCACGACGCAACTGGTCGACGGCGTGCCCGTTGGTGTGCAGATCGTCGCTGCGCACTATCGCGAGGACTTGTGTCTGCTGGCGGGTGAAGCGATCGAAGCGCGCGGCGTGCCGCCTTCGCCTATCGACCCTGTTGTTTGA
- a CDS encoding universal stress protein, which translates to MSSFSRMLLVYDETLEAQAALKRCSQLSLALSAHVDVVSVVDSITANATCAGMLSDLACSSMEAHAQHALDVAVAHLVNLGVTAHGFIKFGRTVDVVPLHVAAFHADIVVIGHRVQSGFARWWGGRPVHLDLAERLRGAAIVAVTAPLS; encoded by the coding sequence ATGTCATCCTTTTCAAGAATGCTGCTCGTCTACGACGAAACGCTAGAAGCTCAAGCCGCGCTGAAACGTTGCTCGCAATTGTCGCTGGCGTTGTCCGCACACGTCGATGTGGTTTCCGTCGTAGATTCGATCACGGCCAATGCGACCTGTGCAGGCATGCTGTCGGATCTCGCGTGCAGCAGTATGGAAGCCCACGCGCAACACGCGCTCGACGTTGCAGTCGCGCATCTCGTGAATCTCGGCGTCACCGCGCATGGCTTCATCAAGTTCGGACGCACTGTCGACGTGGTTCCGCTGCATGTCGCAGCATTCCATGCCGATATCGTGGTGATCGGCCATCGCGTGCAATCGGGGTTCGCGCGCTGGTGGGGCGGGCGCCCGGTTCATCTCGATCTGGCCGAACGGCTGCGTGGCGCCGCAATCGTGGCCGTCACCGCGCCCCTTTCGTGA
- a CDS encoding DUF3331 domain-containing protein translates to MNALSEDNIVVRTLLNVLDPSTEQRDACTVNRYAALKKLRVSIPSPVVENMYDAPSRPAHIVVEERLSSCTISVSWSDPCSGRYNAQIWRSGLARDAAVCALTGRAISRGDEVFRPRAHDFHVPSNRHQMILAATLDPHAEQAVA, encoded by the coding sequence ATGAATGCGCTATCCGAAGACAACATCGTGGTCCGCACGTTGCTGAATGTGCTGGACCCATCCACAGAACAGCGCGATGCGTGTACAGTCAACCGTTATGCGGCGCTGAAGAAGCTGCGCGTCAGCATCCCGTCGCCTGTCGTTGAGAACATGTACGACGCGCCGTCCCGGCCCGCGCATATCGTCGTCGAGGAGCGGCTGTCGTCATGCACGATCAGCGTCTCGTGGAGCGATCCCTGCTCGGGGCGATACAACGCACAGATATGGCGCAGCGGACTCGCGCGCGACGCAGCCGTGTGCGCGCTGACGGGCCGCGCAATCAGTCGCGGCGACGAGGTGTTTCGTCCACGCGCGCATGACTTTCATGTGCCGTCCAACCGGCATCAGATGATCCTCGCCGCGACGCTCGATCCGCACGCGGAACAGGCGGTTGCGTGA
- a CDS encoding trifunctional serine/threonine-protein kinase/ATP-binding protein/sensor histidine kinase has product MIDLLTRNFIELSAGALRLQRAVAESAAPVLVVGRANATPAELAALQREYALRDRLHEAWCAVPLTLQPHGNGALLVLADPGGEPLHARMQGPVGLKAFFALAVSLATALNAMHAAGVVHRALMPRSFLIDEEGRARLVGFGFASCVLNDLASVPDPDFEWCEASFSYMAPELGARMNVRVDERADLYSLGCILYELLTGVVPFDSATDAAARVHAHATHRPRPPAELAAHVPPQVSQLVMKLLEKAPGQRFANAASLLADLRRCEDLHDRAGHIPSFALDTHAALQSLQRADGVFGREAELEALTTAYRIVADGGKARVAWIAGASGIGKSTLLQEAVARIRRTDAPLLAAGKSEEGRRATPYAILVQALEPLLQYVLGCADDEFAQWRNRIREATGPAGRTLAGLLPTLTAVLGSQPGIGEAPDPQPSLERERVLQGMARLIACFATASRPLVLLLDDLQWADVGTLHVLERLFRHADAALLFIGAFRGNEVGADHPLRVGPLAHSRDTLRIELGPLNDHALRELIALALHRDMHALAPLADEIGRKTGRNPFFVRHLLRVLADEGALEYDLEAGAWGWNLERIMSHRGADNVIDLLTHKLEQLPVPAQCVLRTLACLGDRASGEMLAIASALPTCDTVQGLHAALEAGSVYRDGEDWVFWHDRIREAAYASIPNADRAPLHLKIARRMLAHRGAQADVFAMAVQINLARSAVTDRDERLAFARLNLDAGRQAKAATAHHSALGLFRAALDFLGDDDNSEEGLTARMLCGEAEFMTGALEPAEARLSALEQVAGDGIFGADLARLRAALYTTLGRYDLALQVGLAFLSKAGIDVPVRPSAYDVDREYTRLRGWLDEHGIDGLRRLPIVADPLRRAITDIFADLIPPALYTDQDLVDLMLLRAVNLGIEHGHSDASANVYTCMQQIFGARYGDHTAALPFGELALHLVDERGLARYRARVYMVFGTFVVPWALPARAGHDYIRRAFDVAVQSGDHTFAMYCPSNQVTGMLFAGEFLGDVRATIARGLALVRDANFRLVIKSFLAKWAFVTALQDGAPDPDEEAPPVPVEGAPVTLVDLAYWVYRMQRALLFGDLHDAVESHRRADACAHFARSFAERAELPYYGALTLLALPTRDAAQQAALQRHMDQLDVWARACPMNFVARRELVRAEYLRAVGLANEAGQGYAKAVSHARRHGFTQVEALAAELAARFHAAREEEVPAQAYLNHARGAWQRWGATGKVRQLQADYPDYFESDSSAPGASRLQELDVQAVLRISNALASNIVPARLVETLLRTALESAGAEQGALVLLQRGVWRVAARAHVLGGAIVVSHEAADFSSETLPVSIVHAVARTQEKLVLDDACDSPAYAQDDYVRRHRPRSVLCVPLMRYAMLVGVLYIENNLAANVFTSAKAALLEVVASQAAFALENARLYEELFEQNRQRAKAEDQLRNALGDLERASRLKAMGELVASIVHEVGQPLAAVDTSASAALRWLNRNPPEIGETREMLTHIGLSATRARAIIQGLRAKARRAEPQFTTLDLNEALREAAALVAGQLDAMAITLELRGLDCPVKVRGDRIQLQQVAINLLTNGAEAMASLAQGERKLRLICTSDDGAPVCVSVEDRGSGIDPQIAGRLLEPLFTTKENGMGMGLAICNSIVEAHGGTLTLSPRETKGTRATFTLPRFVA; this is encoded by the coding sequence ATGATCGATCTTCTTACCCGAAACTTCATTGAACTCAGCGCGGGAGCGCTCAGACTGCAACGGGCCGTAGCCGAAAGCGCTGCGCCCGTTCTCGTCGTTGGCCGTGCCAATGCGACTCCCGCCGAACTGGCCGCGTTGCAACGCGAATACGCACTGCGCGACAGGTTGCACGAAGCGTGGTGCGCCGTGCCGCTGACGTTGCAGCCGCATGGCAACGGCGCGTTGCTGGTGCTGGCCGACCCGGGCGGCGAGCCGTTGCACGCGCGGATGCAAGGTCCCGTTGGCCTGAAGGCATTCTTCGCGCTGGCTGTGAGCCTCGCGACTGCGTTGAATGCGATGCATGCGGCGGGCGTGGTCCATCGCGCGCTGATGCCGCGCAGTTTTCTCATCGACGAAGAAGGCCGGGCTCGGCTGGTGGGCTTCGGCTTTGCGTCGTGTGTACTGAACGACCTGGCGAGCGTGCCCGATCCCGACTTCGAATGGTGCGAAGCGAGCTTCAGCTATATGGCGCCCGAGCTTGGTGCGCGCATGAACGTGCGGGTCGACGAACGGGCCGATCTCTATTCGCTGGGTTGCATTCTCTATGAACTGCTGACGGGTGTCGTGCCGTTTGACAGCGCGACAGATGCGGCCGCGCGCGTCCACGCGCACGCGACGCATCGCCCGCGTCCGCCCGCCGAGTTGGCCGCGCACGTGCCGCCGCAAGTCTCGCAACTGGTAATGAAGCTGCTGGAGAAGGCGCCGGGGCAGCGCTTTGCCAATGCCGCAAGCCTGCTCGCTGATCTGCGCCGGTGCGAGGATCTGCACGACCGTGCCGGGCACATCCCATCATTTGCTCTCGATACACACGCCGCGCTGCAATCGCTGCAGCGTGCCGACGGTGTGTTTGGACGTGAAGCAGAACTCGAAGCCTTGACCACGGCTTACCGTATCGTCGCTGACGGCGGCAAGGCGCGCGTCGCATGGATAGCCGGCGCGTCCGGTATCGGCAAGTCGACCTTGCTGCAGGAAGCCGTCGCGCGCATTCGCCGCACGGACGCGCCGCTGCTTGCCGCGGGCAAGAGCGAGGAAGGCCGCCGCGCGACACCGTATGCGATTCTCGTGCAGGCACTGGAGCCCTTGCTGCAATACGTGCTGGGCTGCGCCGACGACGAATTCGCGCAGTGGCGCAACCGCATCCGTGAAGCGACCGGGCCGGCAGGCCGCACGCTCGCGGGCCTGTTGCCGACCCTCACGGCCGTGCTCGGTTCGCAGCCGGGCATCGGCGAGGCGCCGGACCCGCAGCCTTCGCTCGAACGCGAGCGCGTGCTGCAAGGCATGGCACGCCTGATCGCGTGCTTCGCGACGGCCTCGCGTCCGCTCGTGCTGTTGCTCGACGACCTGCAATGGGCGGACGTCGGCACGCTGCATGTGCTCGAACGGCTGTTCAGGCACGCGGACGCGGCGCTGCTGTTCATCGGCGCATTCCGGGGCAACGAAGTCGGCGCGGATCATCCGTTGCGGGTCGGTCCGCTGGCGCACTCGCGCGACACGCTGCGCATCGAACTGGGACCGTTGAACGACCACGCGCTGCGCGAACTGATCGCGCTCGCGCTGCATCGGGACATGCACGCGCTCGCGCCGCTGGCCGACGAAATCGGCCGCAAGACCGGGCGCAATCCGTTCTTCGTTCGCCATCTGCTGCGCGTGCTCGCTGACGAAGGCGCGCTCGAATACGACCTCGAAGCAGGCGCGTGGGGTTGGAATCTCGAACGCATCATGAGCCATCGCGGCGCGGACAACGTCATCGACCTGCTGACGCACAAGCTCGAGCAGTTGCCCGTGCCGGCGCAGTGCGTGCTGCGCACGCTGGCCTGCCTTGGCGACCGCGCATCGGGCGAGATGCTCGCCATCGCCTCGGCGCTGCCCACCTGCGATACGGTTCAAGGCCTGCATGCCGCGCTCGAAGCGGGCAGCGTCTACCGCGACGGCGAGGATTGGGTGTTCTGGCACGACCGCATCCGCGAGGCGGCGTACGCGTCGATTCCAAACGCCGACCGTGCGCCGCTGCATCTGAAGATCGCGAGGCGCATGCTCGCGCACCGCGGCGCGCAAGCCGACGTGTTCGCGATGGCCGTGCAGATCAATCTCGCGCGGTCCGCCGTCACGGACCGTGACGAGCGGCTCGCCTTCGCGCGCCTCAATCTCGATGCCGGACGCCAGGCAAAGGCGGCGACGGCGCACCATTCGGCTCTGGGCCTGTTTCGTGCGGCGCTCGACTTTCTCGGCGACGATGACAACAGCGAAGAAGGTCTGACAGCCCGCATGCTGTGCGGCGAGGCGGAGTTCATGACGGGCGCGCTCGAACCGGCCGAAGCGCGGCTGTCGGCGCTGGAGCAGGTGGCGGGCGACGGCATCTTCGGCGCGGACCTGGCGCGGTTGCGCGCGGCGCTGTATACGACGCTCGGCCGCTACGATCTCGCGCTGCAAGTGGGGCTCGCGTTCCTGAGCAAGGCGGGCATCGACGTGCCGGTGCGCCCGAGTGCTTACGACGTCGACCGCGAATACACGCGTCTGCGCGGCTGGCTCGACGAGCATGGCATCGACGGGCTGCGCCGCCTGCCGATCGTCGCCGACCCATTGCGCCGCGCGATCACCGACATCTTCGCCGATCTGATTCCGCCCGCGCTCTACACGGATCAGGATCTCGTCGACCTGATGCTGCTGCGTGCCGTCAATCTCGGGATCGAGCACGGCCACTCCGATGCGTCCGCGAACGTGTACACGTGCATGCAGCAGATTTTCGGCGCGCGCTACGGCGACCATACGGCGGCGTTGCCGTTCGGCGAGCTGGCGCTGCATCTCGTCGACGAGCGCGGCCTCGCGCGTTATCGCGCGCGGGTCTATATGGTGTTCGGCACCTTCGTCGTGCCGTGGGCGTTGCCGGCGAGAGCGGGGCACGACTACATCCGCCGTGCGTTCGATGTCGCCGTCCAAAGCGGCGATCACACCTTCGCGATGTATTGCCCCAGCAACCAGGTCACGGGGATGCTGTTCGCAGGCGAGTTCCTCGGCGACGTGCGCGCGACGATTGCGCGAGGTCTCGCGCTGGTGCGCGACGCGAATTTTCGTCTCGTCATCAAATCGTTTCTCGCGAAGTGGGCGTTCGTCACGGCACTGCAGGATGGCGCGCCGGACCCCGACGAAGAGGCGCCGCCCGTTCCCGTCGAGGGCGCGCCCGTCACGCTGGTGGATCTCGCCTACTGGGTGTATCGCATGCAACGCGCGCTGCTGTTCGGCGATCTGCATGATGCCGTCGAGTCGCATCGACGGGCCGATGCCTGCGCGCACTTCGCGCGCTCGTTCGCGGAGCGCGCCGAGTTGCCGTACTACGGCGCGCTGACGCTGCTCGCGTTGCCCACGCGCGATGCCGCACAGCAAGCGGCGCTTCAGCGCCATATGGATCAACTCGATGTTTGGGCTCGCGCGTGCCCGATGAACTTCGTTGCACGCCGTGAACTGGTGCGGGCCGAATACTTGCGCGCAGTGGGCCTCGCGAACGAAGCCGGTCAAGGGTATGCGAAGGCCGTATCGCACGCGCGCCGTCACGGCTTCACACAGGTCGAAGCATTGGCCGCCGAACTGGCGGCGCGCTTTCATGCCGCGCGCGAAGAAGAGGTGCCCGCGCAAGCGTATCTGAACCACGCGCGTGGCGCGTGGCAGCGCTGGGGCGCGACGGGCAAGGTGCGTCAATTGCAGGCCGACTATCCGGACTATTTCGAGTCCGACAGCAGCGCGCCGGGCGCGAGCCGTCTGCAGGAACTCGACGTTCAGGCCGTGCTGCGGATTTCCAATGCGCTTGCCAGCAACATCGTGCCCGCGCGTCTGGTCGAAACGCTGTTGCGCACGGCACTCGAAAGCGCGGGTGCCGAGCAGGGCGCGCTGGTGCTGTTGCAACGCGGCGTGTGGCGTGTCGCGGCGCGCGCGCATGTGCTCGGCGGCGCCATCGTCGTCTCGCATGAAGCGGCCGATTTTTCGTCGGAGACGCTGCCTGTATCGATCGTGCATGCCGTCGCGCGTACGCAGGAAAAGCTCGTGCTGGACGACGCGTGCGATTCGCCCGCTTATGCGCAGGACGATTACGTGCGGCGTCATCGTCCGCGCTCGGTGCTGTGCGTGCCGCTGATGCGTTATGCGATGCTCGTCGGCGTGCTCTATATCGAGAACAACCTCGCGGCGAACGTGTTCACGTCGGCGAAAGCGGCGTTGCTCGAAGTCGTCGCTTCGCAAGCGGCGTTTGCGCTCGAAAACGCGCGTCTCTATGAAGAGCTGTTCGAGCAGAACCGCCAGCGCGCCAAGGCCGAAGACCAGTTGCGCAATGCGCTCGGCGATCTGGAGCGCGCGAGCCGTTTGAAGGCGATGGGCGAACTGGTCGCGTCGATCGTGCATGAAGTCGGTCAGCCGCTCGCCGCAGTCGATACGTCGGCGAGCGCGGCGTTGCGCTGGCTGAACCGCAATCCGCCCGAGATCGGCGAGACACGCGAGATGCTCACGCATATCGGCCTGAGCGCGACGCGGGCAAGGGCAATCATTCAGGGTCTGCGCGCGAAGGCGCGCAGAGCGGAGCCGCAATTCACGACGCTCGATCTGAACGAGGCGCTGCGTGAAGCGGCCGCGCTCGTCGCCGGGCAACTCGATGCCATGGCGATCACGCTGGAGTTGCGCGGCCTCGACTGTCCTGTGAAGGTGCGCGGCGACCGTATCCAGTTGCAGCAGGTCGCCATCAATCTACTGACGAACGGCGCCGAAGCGATGGCGTCGCTCGCGCAGGGCGAACGCAAGCTGCGACTGATCTGTACATCGGATGACGGGGCGCCTGTTTGCGTGTCGGTGGAAGACCGCGGCAGTGGCATCGATCCGCAGATTGCCGGGCGCCTGCTCGAACCGCTTTTCACCACCAAGGAAAACGGCATGGGCATGGGCCTCGCCATCTGCAATTCGATCGTCGAAGCACATGGTGGCACGTTGACGCTGTCGCCGCGCGAAACGAAAGGCACGCGCGCGACGTTCACGCTGCCGCGCTTCGTCGCTTGA